In one window of Rathayibacter caricis DSM 15933 DNA:
- a CDS encoding nuclear transport factor 2 family protein → MPLDALLHANLIEVFGERDPEKRRAAIARLYTPDVEFLDPEEVVVGHDALHAKAQRLLDDAPGFVFSAAGPAYENHDLGHLAWNFGPEGAPPVVSGLDICLVVDGRIAKVYTTLT, encoded by the coding sequence ATGCCCCTGGACGCCCTGCTGCACGCCAACCTCATCGAGGTCTTCGGCGAGCGCGACCCCGAGAAGCGCCGCGCCGCGATCGCCCGCCTCTACACGCCCGACGTCGAGTTCCTCGACCCTGAGGAGGTGGTCGTCGGGCACGACGCCCTGCACGCGAAGGCGCAGCGCCTGCTCGACGACGCCCCCGGCTTCGTCTTCTCGGCCGCCGGCCCCGCCTACGAGAACCACGACCTCGGCCACCTCGCCTGGAACTTCGGTCCCGAGGGAGCGCCTCCGGTCGTGTCGGGTCTCGACATCTGCCTCGTCGTCGACGGGCGCATCGCGAAGGTCTACACGACCCTGACCTGA
- a CDS encoding dihydrofolate reductase family protein, translated as MGTVRIDLFTSLDGVAQSPGGPDEYPQGGFAFGGWQAPLLDEVAGGWVQSGMEGMDALLLGRRTSEIFADYWPRHDDSGIGRLLNSIPKYVASRRDVPLPWERSTLLGPDLAAAVRELRTRHERIHVIGSLDLVQTLLAERLADELTLWIHPIVLGAGKRVFEGGAAPAMLELLEPAATSPRGVVQLRYRILGSEPPVGDMTV; from the coding sequence GTGGGCACCGTGCGCATCGATCTCTTCACGTCCCTCGACGGTGTCGCCCAGTCGCCGGGCGGACCCGACGAGTATCCGCAGGGCGGTTTCGCCTTCGGCGGTTGGCAGGCCCCGCTGCTGGACGAGGTCGCCGGAGGCTGGGTGCAGTCCGGCATGGAGGGGATGGACGCACTGCTGCTCGGCCGGAGGACCTCCGAGATCTTCGCCGACTACTGGCCGCGGCACGACGACTCCGGCATCGGACGGCTGCTGAACTCGATCCCGAAATACGTGGCGTCCCGTCGGGACGTCCCCCTGCCGTGGGAGCGGTCGACCCTGCTCGGCCCGGACCTCGCGGCGGCGGTCCGCGAGCTGCGGACGCGCCACGAGCGGATCCACGTGATCGGCAGCCTCGACCTCGTGCAGACCCTGCTCGCCGAGCGCCTCGCCGACGAGCTGACGCTCTGGATCCATCCGATCGTGCTCGGCGCGGGCAAGCGGGTCTTCGAGGGCGGTGCGGCCCCCGCGATGCTCGAGCTGCTCGAACCGGCCGCCACCTCGCCCCGCGGAGTCGTGCAGCTGCGCTACCGGATCCTGGGATCCGAGCCGCCGGTGGGCGACATGACGGTCTGA
- a CDS encoding S26 family signal peptidase, with translation MTLTDTPTAPVASAPSDTPAASDTPAPSRRPSALRTAAIWTASAVLVGLVAVALLFHSAGGRWFIVQTPSMGTFAPVGTLVLTTPTAIEDVRVGDVVSFHPSTTPDETYTHRVVDLAADGTLVTQGDINGAVDPWATGPDQLIGVVTTSLPGLGWLAKGLPLLLAGAVLVQLLTRLLPSPTHRAAMRMLGLSLVASITVFLLRPFVGLVVLEATVENGYTDATLVSTGLLPIRVSAEGAAPLDLVSGEVGRLRVPANEQDWYSVSSALHLPFWGWVVFALLCALPLIYTLVIGLPAATERTGEHGRRAAGKDAAR, from the coding sequence ATGACGCTCACGGACACCCCCACCGCCCCCGTCGCCTCCGCCCCCTCCGACACCCCCGCTGCCTCCGACACCCCCGCCCCGTCGCGCCGCCCGAGCGCCCTGCGCACCGCCGCGATCTGGACCGCCTCCGCCGTCCTCGTCGGCCTGGTCGCCGTCGCCCTCCTGTTCCACTCCGCCGGCGGACGCTGGTTCATCGTGCAGACCCCCTCGATGGGCACCTTCGCCCCGGTCGGCACCCTCGTCCTCACCACTCCCACCGCGATCGAGGACGTCCGCGTCGGCGACGTCGTCAGCTTCCACCCCTCCACGACCCCGGACGAGACCTATACCCACCGCGTGGTCGACCTGGCCGCCGACGGCACGCTGGTCACCCAGGGCGACATCAACGGAGCGGTCGACCCGTGGGCCACCGGCCCCGACCAGCTGATCGGAGTCGTCACCACGTCGCTCCCGGGCCTCGGCTGGCTCGCCAAGGGGCTCCCGCTCCTGCTCGCCGGCGCCGTCCTGGTGCAGCTGCTCACCCGTCTGCTGCCCTCGCCCACGCACCGCGCGGCGATGCGGATGCTCGGACTGTCGCTCGTCGCCTCGATCACCGTGTTCCTCCTCCGCCCGTTCGTCGGCCTGGTGGTCCTCGAGGCCACCGTCGAGAACGGGTACACCGACGCCACCCTGGTCTCGACCGGCCTCCTCCCGATCCGCGTCAGCGCCGAGGGAGCCGCTCCGCTCGATCTCGTCTCGGGCGAGGTCGGCCGCCTCCGTGTCCCGGCGAACGAGCAGGACTGGTACAGCGTCTCCTCCGCTCTGCACCTGCCGTTCTGGGGCTGGGTCGTGTTCGCGCTGCTGTGCGCGCTGCCCCTGATCTACACGCTCGTGATCGGTCTGCCCGCGGCGACCGAGCGCACCGGAGAGCACGGTCGCCGTGCCGCGGGGAAGGACGCGGCCCGATGA
- a CDS encoding heavy metal translocating P-type ATPase, producing the protein MSAECCGGDEPAALTLGARPTGRAGPHEHAASEHEHDEHDHGAEPEDAVPWRRDRTVLVPIAAGALLLLGSVLEWTGREPAGTIVLGASLVAGASTFAPGAVRRLLRGRLGVGLLMTIAAVGAVLLGHVAEAAALAFLFSIAEALEDRAMDRARGSLRALLDLLPDTAIVSRLHGDLTIPARELRELDVLVVRPGDRIATDGVVVSGRSSLDTSAITGESIPVEVGPGDAVSAGSLNGGGALQVEATAAGTDNSLTTIVQLVEQAHARKGERARLADRIAKPLVPAVLLLAAGIALVGVLIGDTTTWTERALVVLVAASPCALAIAVPVTVISAIGAGSRFGLVITSGEAFERLGTVQVVAFDKTGTLTAGRPSVVDVATALGATREDVLGVAAALEARSTHPLAAAILAAGSTPAAVEDVTEHPGDGITGSLSGVPVRVGSPRWVPAGALTAEREAMESDGMTAVVVERGGAVLGVIGVRDELAPEAAATIAELARLRIDCVMITGDNARTAHALADRAGIAEVHAEQTPAGKAVSIERIARHRRVAMIGDGINDAPALAAADVGIGIAMGATGSAAAIESADVTFTGSDLRLIPAALRHARRGRRIMTANLILALGVIVVLLPLALLGVLGLAGVVLVHELAEVVIIANGVRAARRGGGRTVGSAQLSGSSA; encoded by the coding sequence GTGAGTGCGGAGTGCTGCGGCGGCGACGAGCCGGCCGCCCTGACGCTCGGCGCGCGGCCGACCGGGCGGGCCGGGCCGCACGAGCACGCGGCGTCCGAGCACGAGCACGACGAGCACGACCACGGCGCAGAGCCGGAGGACGCGGTGCCGTGGCGGCGGGACCGGACCGTCCTCGTCCCGATCGCGGCCGGTGCGCTGCTGCTCCTCGGCTCCGTCCTGGAGTGGACCGGCCGGGAGCCCGCCGGCACGATCGTGCTCGGCGCGAGCCTGGTCGCGGGCGCGTCGACGTTCGCGCCGGGCGCCGTGCGGCGGCTGCTGCGAGGCAGGCTCGGCGTCGGCCTGCTGATGACGATCGCGGCCGTCGGCGCCGTCCTGCTCGGGCACGTCGCAGAAGCGGCCGCGCTGGCGTTCCTGTTCTCGATCGCGGAGGCGCTCGAGGACCGGGCGATGGACCGGGCCCGCGGGAGCCTGCGCGCCCTGCTGGATCTGCTCCCCGACACCGCGATCGTCTCGCGACTGCACGGCGACCTCACGATCCCGGCACGGGAGCTGCGCGAGCTCGACGTGCTCGTGGTGCGCCCCGGCGACCGGATCGCCACGGACGGCGTCGTCGTCTCGGGCCGCAGCAGCCTCGACACCTCCGCGATCACGGGCGAGTCGATCCCCGTCGAGGTCGGCCCGGGCGACGCGGTGAGCGCCGGATCGCTCAACGGCGGCGGCGCGCTGCAGGTCGAGGCGACCGCGGCGGGCACCGACAATTCGCTGACGACGATCGTGCAGCTGGTCGAGCAGGCTCACGCCCGCAAGGGCGAGCGGGCCCGGCTCGCGGACCGCATCGCGAAGCCCCTCGTCCCGGCCGTGCTCCTGCTCGCCGCAGGGATCGCCCTGGTCGGGGTGCTGATCGGGGACACCACCACCTGGACCGAGCGCGCGCTGGTCGTGCTCGTCGCCGCCTCGCCGTGCGCGCTGGCGATCGCCGTACCGGTGACGGTGATCTCGGCGATCGGCGCCGGCAGCCGTTTCGGGCTCGTCATCACCTCCGGCGAGGCGTTCGAGCGCCTCGGCACGGTGCAGGTCGTCGCGTTCGACAAGACCGGCACCCTCACCGCCGGCCGCCCGAGCGTCGTCGACGTCGCCACCGCGCTCGGCGCGACCCGCGAGGACGTGCTGGGGGTCGCCGCGGCGCTCGAGGCGCGCAGCACCCACCCGCTCGCCGCCGCGATCCTCGCCGCCGGCTCGACGCCGGCCGCGGTCGAGGACGTCACGGAGCATCCCGGCGACGGCATCACCGGCAGCCTCTCCGGGGTCCCGGTCCGCGTAGGCAGCCCCCGCTGGGTCCCGGCCGGAGCGCTGACGGCAGAGCGGGAGGCGATGGAGAGCGACGGCATGACGGCCGTGGTCGTGGAGCGCGGCGGCGCGGTCCTCGGAGTGATCGGCGTCCGCGACGAGCTCGCGCCCGAGGCGGCCGCGACGATCGCGGAGCTCGCCCGCCTGCGCATCGACTGCGTCATGATCACCGGCGACAACGCCCGCACCGCGCACGCCCTCGCCGACCGGGCGGGGATCGCGGAGGTTCACGCGGAGCAGACGCCCGCCGGCAAGGCGGTCTCGATCGAGCGGATCGCCCGGCACCGACGCGTGGCGATGATCGGCGACGGCATCAACGACGCCCCGGCTCTCGCCGCAGCCGACGTCGGCATCGGCATCGCGATGGGCGCGACCGGCTCGGCGGCCGCGATCGAGTCCGCCGACGTGACCTTCACCGGCAGCGACCTGCGCCTGATCCCCGCCGCGCTGCGGCACGCGCGCCGGGGCCGGCGGATCATGACCGCGAACCTGATCCTCGCGCTCGGCGTGATCGTCGTCCTCCTGCCCCTCGCGCTCCTCGGCGTCCTGGGCCTCGCCGGGGTCGTGCTCGTGCACGAGCTCGCGGAGGTCGTGATCATCGCGAACGGCGTCCGCGCCGCCCGACGAGGCGGAGGACGGACGGTCGGATCCGCTCAGCTCTCAGGAAGCTCGGCGTAG
- a CDS encoding sigma-70 family RNA polymerase sigma factor, whose product MEWTAVFEAERGRLTGLATRLLGDRHEAEDTVQLAWLRLHGTDAVLENPAAWLTTVTTRLCLDRLRARIPEPVEAVADAPASGADPAESAERRDEVGRALHVVVDRLSPNERVALVLHESFGYSFDAIGGILDRSPAAARKLASRAREKVASAEQDGPASNRSVVDAFMAAARGGDLAGLLALLAPGATVRADAAAIAAGTPERIDGREAVAAFFDGSAHAALPVLTAGRPGFAWFHLGEARVLFDFAVRDGRVESIVFRAAPEALAGVVRRPRDTPAVTSEGPRPS is encoded by the coding sequence GTGGAGTGGACGGCGGTGTTCGAGGCGGAGCGCGGCCGGCTGACCGGGCTCGCGACCCGGCTGCTCGGCGACCGGCACGAGGCCGAGGACACCGTCCAGCTGGCCTGGCTGCGACTGCACGGCACCGACGCCGTGCTCGAGAACCCCGCCGCCTGGCTGACCACGGTGACCACGCGGCTCTGCCTCGACCGGCTGCGCGCCCGCATCCCCGAGCCCGTCGAGGCCGTGGCGGACGCGCCCGCCTCCGGTGCCGACCCCGCCGAGTCCGCGGAGCGGCGCGACGAGGTGGGCCGGGCGCTACACGTCGTGGTCGACCGGCTCAGCCCGAACGAGCGGGTCGCGCTCGTGCTGCACGAGTCGTTCGGCTACTCCTTCGACGCGATCGGCGGGATCCTCGACCGCTCGCCGGCGGCCGCGCGCAAGCTCGCCTCTCGGGCGCGCGAGAAGGTCGCGAGCGCCGAGCAGGACGGGCCGGCGTCCAACCGGAGCGTCGTGGACGCGTTCATGGCGGCGGCCCGCGGAGGGGACCTGGCCGGCCTCCTCGCGCTGCTCGCTCCGGGGGCGACCGTCCGCGCCGACGCCGCCGCGATCGCGGCGGGCACTCCCGAGCGGATCGACGGACGCGAGGCGGTCGCCGCGTTCTTCGACGGCAGCGCGCACGCCGCGCTCCCGGTGCTCACCGCCGGGCGACCGGGGTTCGCCTGGTTCCATCTCGGCGAGGCCAGGGTGCTGTTCGACTTCGCCGTCCGGGACGGCCGGGTCGAGTCGATCGTGTTCCGCGCCGCTCCTGAGGCCCTGGCCGGCGTCGTGCGACGGCCCCGCGACACGCCGGCGGTCACATCCGAGGGCCCTCGCCCGTCGTAG
- a CDS encoding LamG domain-containing protein, with the protein MSRHRIARIPLLARLRAALAQPRKATAAVAVAALAGALLLTPATSGAYTASIRNSTNTVGSAAAFFTCDSAFAADRSSALFAYTLGQASNSATAPDVVTGTANRAGTYRNGMVSSPTTPKACPRDPGGSWLLAASSSQHMTTPLQITNPTTFSTEIWFKTTVAGGKLFSFGASQTAGGSQYDRHTYIGANGKLMFGIYNNGVEAITSPGVVNDGAWHHVVSTLSPTTGLSLWLDGQRVASNTAFRSPENTTGYWKIGGDTLGGSWTNVGAAYFTGSLRYAAVYSTVLTQAQIQNHYDAGR; encoded by the coding sequence ATGAGCCGCCACCGCATCGCCCGGATCCCGCTGCTCGCCCGCCTCCGCGCCGCCCTCGCGCAGCCGCGGAAGGCCACCGCGGCCGTCGCCGTCGCCGCCCTCGCCGGGGCGCTCCTGCTGACGCCCGCCACCTCGGGCGCCTACACGGCGTCGATCCGCAACTCGACCAACACCGTCGGCAGCGCCGCCGCGTTCTTCACCTGCGACTCCGCCTTCGCGGCCGACAGGAGCAGCGCCCTCTTCGCCTACACGCTCGGACAGGCGTCCAACTCGGCGACCGCCCCCGATGTCGTCACCGGCACCGCCAACCGCGCCGGCACCTACCGCAACGGCATGGTCAGCTCACCCACGACGCCCAAGGCGTGCCCGCGCGACCCCGGCGGCTCGTGGCTCCTCGCCGCCTCGAGCAGCCAGCACATGACCACGCCGCTGCAGATCACGAACCCCACCACCTTCAGCACCGAGATCTGGTTCAAGACCACCGTCGCCGGCGGGAAACTGTTCTCCTTCGGCGCCTCGCAGACGGCCGGCGGGAGCCAGTACGACCGGCACACCTACATCGGCGCCAACGGCAAGCTGATGTTCGGCATCTACAACAACGGCGTCGAAGCGATCACGAGTCCCGGGGTCGTCAACGACGGTGCCTGGCACCACGTGGTCTCGACCCTGTCCCCCACGACCGGGCTGAGCCTCTGGCTCGACGGGCAGCGCGTGGCCTCGAACACCGCCTTCCGGAGCCCGGAGAACACCACCGGCTACTGGAAGATCGGCGGCGACACCCTCGGCGGCTCCTGGACGAACGTCGGTGCCGCCTACTTCACCGGCAGTCTCCGCTACGCCGCCGTCTACTCGACGGTCCTCACGCAGGCCCAGATCCAGAACCACTACGACGCCGGGCGCTGA
- a CDS encoding MarR family transcriptional regulator: MTPTPPPEGAAADAPVAALRHALRLLESAQRQLRSSIAAELGVGLSELTALETIDDLPGLTPKMLALELNLTTGAVTALLDRLASSGLVDRLPNPKDRRSVLLRLTEPGAALPARVEERYGAVSAEVLRASPRLGEADVVEELALAAAVITAHTIR; encoded by the coding sequence ATGACTCCCACTCCACCGCCCGAAGGCGCGGCGGCCGACGCACCCGTCGCCGCGCTGCGCCACGCGCTCCGCCTGCTCGAGAGCGCTCAGCGCCAGCTGCGCAGCAGCATCGCCGCCGAGCTCGGCGTCGGCCTCTCGGAGCTGACCGCCCTCGAGACGATCGACGACCTCCCGGGCCTCACGCCCAAGATGCTCGCCCTCGAGCTGAACCTGACGACCGGAGCCGTGACCGCTCTGCTCGACCGCCTCGCCTCCTCCGGTCTCGTCGACCGCCTGCCCAACCCCAAGGACCGCCGCAGTGTGCTGCTCCGCCTGACCGAGCCCGGCGCGGCGCTGCCGGCGCGCGTCGAGGAGCGCTACGGCGCCGTCAGCGCCGAGGTGCTGCGCGCCTCGCCGCGCCTGGGCGAGGCGGACGTGGTGGAGGAGCTCGCCCTCGCCGCCGCGGTGATCACCGCCCACACCATCCGCTGA
- a CDS encoding nuclear transport factor 2 family protein, whose amino-acid sequence MDETLETLIDRVAIRELVDTYARGADRRDAVLEASVFADDGEVLLFSGDPETTEPVDTIRGRDALVRTFEGLIAQYDATTYLNGQSSVRFVTADAAEGETYCTALHLLREAGQRYLLTMSIRYLDRFERIDGRWRIAQRRLVIDWTDRSATAP is encoded by the coding sequence GTGGACGAGACTCTCGAGACCCTGATCGACCGCGTCGCGATCCGCGAGCTCGTCGACACCTACGCGCGCGGCGCCGACCGCCGGGACGCGGTGCTGGAGGCGTCGGTGTTCGCCGACGACGGCGAGGTGCTCCTCTTCTCCGGCGACCCGGAGACGACGGAGCCTGTCGACACGATCCGCGGACGCGACGCGCTCGTGCGGACCTTCGAGGGCCTGATCGCGCAGTACGACGCGACGACCTACCTGAACGGGCAGTCGTCGGTCCGCTTCGTCACCGCCGACGCGGCCGAGGGCGAGACGTACTGCACGGCGCTGCACCTGCTGCGCGAGGCCGGCCAGCGGTACCTCCTGACGATGTCGATCCGCTACCTCGACCGCTTCGAGCGGATCGACGGCCGCTGGAGGATCGCGCAGCGCCGCCTCGTCATCGACTGGACCGACCGCTCGGCCACGGCGCCCTGA
- a CDS encoding Gfo/Idh/MocA family protein translates to MALTLPEPRLPSLLDSPVLKWGILAPGGIATSFVTALRKHTRQEVVAVGSRSLERAQEFANRFGIARASAGYEAVVNDPEVDVVYIASPHSEHARQALLAIAAGKHILVEKPFAPTPGEAEMIVHAARDAGVFAMEAMWMRYLPHMDVVRRLLEDGAVGAPALVSADFGAAFPFDPTSRIFDPALAGGGLLDVGVYASSFVSMVAGTPQSTVVSGGLTETGVDATATIVGRHAGGVQSLATSTVLADTLQAASVAGSEGRIDVHPGFWRPGGVTLTRGDDSGTWLDESPLRDGEGLAWEAVHLATYLAEGRTESPLHPLDEVVQVVRTLDDARRRIGVSV, encoded by the coding sequence ATGGCACTGACGCTCCCGGAACCCCGGCTCCCCTCCCTCCTCGACTCCCCCGTTCTGAAGTGGGGGATCCTGGCCCCGGGCGGCATCGCCACGAGCTTCGTCACCGCGCTGCGCAAGCACACGCGCCAGGAGGTCGTGGCCGTCGGCTCGCGCTCGCTCGAGCGCGCGCAGGAGTTCGCGAACCGCTTCGGCATCGCCAGGGCCTCCGCGGGCTACGAGGCGGTCGTGAACGACCCCGAGGTCGATGTGGTCTACATCGCCTCGCCGCACTCGGAGCACGCCCGGCAGGCGCTGCTCGCCATCGCCGCGGGCAAGCACATCCTGGTCGAGAAGCCGTTCGCGCCGACTCCGGGCGAGGCCGAGATGATCGTGCACGCCGCGCGCGACGCCGGCGTCTTCGCCATGGAGGCGATGTGGATGCGCTACCTCCCGCACATGGACGTCGTGCGCCGCCTACTGGAGGACGGCGCGGTCGGCGCGCCCGCCCTGGTCTCGGCCGACTTCGGGGCGGCGTTCCCGTTCGACCCCACGAGCCGCATCTTCGACCCCGCACTGGCGGGCGGCGGGCTGCTCGACGTCGGCGTCTACGCGTCCTCGTTCGTCTCGATGGTCGCCGGCACCCCGCAGAGCACCGTCGTCTCGGGAGGGCTGACCGAGACCGGAGTCGACGCGACCGCCACGATCGTCGGCCGCCACGCGGGCGGCGTGCAGTCGCTCGCCACCTCGACCGTGCTCGCCGACACCCTGCAGGCCGCGAGCGTCGCGGGCAGCGAGGGCCGGATCGACGTGCACCCGGGCTTCTGGCGACCGGGCGGAGTGACGCTCACACGCGGGGACGACTCCGGTACCTGGCTCGACGAGTCACCGCTGCGCGACGGCGAGGGCCTGGCCTGGGAGGCCGTGCACCTGGCGACCTACCTGGCCGAGGGCCGCACGGAGTCGCCGCTGCATCCGCTCGACGAGGTCGTGCAGGTCGTGCGGACGCTCGACGACGCCCGGCGCCGCATCGGGGTGTCGGTCTAG
- a CDS encoding BCCT family transporter produces MSESPVTTGSARPTERLAPWVFWPAAALILAIVAFALLAPGTATAVFSSLQTTVVDTFSWYYVLLAAAFVAFAIWMGVSRFGDIKLGKDDDEPEFSMLAWISLLFAAGMGIGLVFYGVAEPLNHFSNPRPGVTGTEQQLAQSALSQTYLHWGVHAWSIYVVVGLALAYAIHRRGRPVSIRWALEPLLGRRVRGGWGNAIDVVALIGTVFGVATSLGLGVTQISAGLEASGIVESSLTVQLVVIAVVVGITILSLVSGVGRGMKWLSSGNLILAGALLLFVLFTGPTQFLLREFVQSIGNYLQNFLGLSFTVSAFAGADGEAWQGSWTTFYWGWWMSWAPFVGIFIARVSKGRTVREFVAGVLLVPTIMTFLWFSVLGGTALYRELYGSGGLVGADGSVDSNLALFQMLADLPGGVVVTFGAILLIGVFFVTSADSGALVMAMIATGGSVEPKNPIRVFFALATALLAIALLIAGGLDALQTAAILSALPFSVVMILMCVATVIAFRRELRAYDKARRAAFVGDIGRFYGLEVEEPTEREPVPLLQRVLRRGR; encoded by the coding sequence ATGTCCGAGTCACCGGTCACGACCGGCTCCGCCCGGCCCACGGAGCGCCTGGCGCCCTGGGTCTTCTGGCCTGCCGCCGCACTGATCCTCGCGATCGTCGCCTTCGCTCTGCTCGCACCCGGCACCGCGACGGCGGTGTTCTCCTCCCTCCAGACGACGGTGGTCGACACCTTCAGCTGGTACTACGTGCTCCTCGCCGCCGCGTTCGTGGCCTTCGCGATCTGGATGGGCGTCAGCCGCTTCGGCGACATCAAGCTCGGCAAGGACGACGACGAGCCCGAGTTCTCGATGCTCGCGTGGATCTCCCTCCTCTTCGCCGCCGGCATGGGCATCGGCCTCGTCTTCTACGGCGTCGCCGAGCCGCTGAACCACTTCTCGAACCCGCGGCCCGGAGTGACGGGCACCGAGCAGCAGCTCGCGCAGAGCGCCCTGTCGCAGACCTACCTGCACTGGGGCGTGCACGCCTGGTCGATCTACGTCGTGGTCGGCCTCGCCCTCGCCTACGCGATCCACCGCCGAGGGCGCCCCGTCTCGATCCGCTGGGCGCTCGAGCCGCTGCTGGGCCGGCGCGTGCGCGGAGGCTGGGGCAACGCGATCGACGTGGTCGCGCTGATCGGCACGGTCTTCGGAGTCGCGACCTCGCTCGGCCTCGGCGTCACGCAGATCTCGGCCGGGCTCGAGGCCTCCGGCATCGTCGAGTCCTCCCTCACGGTCCAGCTCGTCGTCATCGCCGTGGTCGTCGGCATCACGATCCTCTCCCTGGTCTCCGGCGTCGGCCGGGGCATGAAGTGGCTGTCGTCCGGCAACCTGATCCTCGCCGGGGCCCTGCTCCTGTTCGTCCTCTTCACCGGGCCGACCCAGTTCCTCCTGCGCGAGTTCGTGCAGTCGATCGGCAACTACCTGCAGAACTTCCTCGGCCTCTCGTTCACCGTCAGCGCCTTCGCGGGAGCGGACGGCGAGGCGTGGCAGGGGAGCTGGACCACGTTCTACTGGGGCTGGTGGATGTCGTGGGCGCCGTTCGTGGGCATCTTCATCGCCCGCGTCTCGAAGGGCCGCACGGTGCGCGAGTTCGTCGCCGGGGTGCTCCTGGTGCCGACGATCATGACGTTCCTCTGGTTCAGCGTGCTCGGCGGTACGGCCCTGTACCGCGAGCTGTACGGCTCGGGCGGACTGGTCGGAGCGGACGGCTCCGTCGACTCGAACCTCGCGCTCTTCCAGATGCTGGCGGACCTGCCGGGAGGCGTCGTCGTGACGTTCGGCGCGATCCTCCTGATCGGCGTCTTCTTCGTCACCTCGGCCGACTCCGGCGCCCTGGTGATGGCCATGATCGCGACCGGGGGCTCCGTCGAGCCGAAGAACCCGATCCGCGTGTTCTTCGCCCTGGCGACCGCACTGCTCGCGATCGCCCTGCTGATCGCCGGCGGTCTCGACGCCCTGCAGACGGCGGCGATCCTGTCGGCGCTGCCGTTCAGCGTGGTGATGATCCTGATGTGCGTCGCGACGGTGATCGCGTTCCGCCGCGAGCTGCGCGCCTACGACAAAGCCCGCCGTGCCGCGTTCGTCGGCGACATCGGCCGCTTCTACGGACTCGAGGTGGAGGAGCCGACGGAGCGGGAGCCGGTGCCGCTGCTGCAGCGGGTGCTGCGGCGCGGGCGCTGA
- a CDS encoding MarR family winged helix-turn-helix transcriptional regulator, with translation MSEPRKVPPESPFALLGDEEAAVWYSYMKVHLRLRYELNHQLRTATGLSLADYDVLVALTSEPDGRMSVADLAARIGWERSRVSHRLRGLRERELIETRPAPRDLRSTEVVLTDVGRTALREAGPGHIDFVRRAFLDALDPERMAAMRESLDAVYDRLIEHGTLPRPADHP, from the coding sequence GTGAGCGAGCCCCGCAAGGTCCCGCCGGAGTCGCCGTTCGCCCTCCTGGGCGACGAGGAGGCGGCCGTCTGGTACTCCTACATGAAGGTGCACCTGCGGCTCCGCTACGAGCTGAACCACCAGCTCCGCACGGCGACTGGGCTGTCGCTGGCCGACTACGACGTGCTCGTGGCGCTGACGAGCGAACCCGACGGGCGGATGAGCGTCGCGGACCTCGCCGCGCGGATCGGCTGGGAGCGCAGCCGCGTCTCGCACCGGCTCCGGGGTCTGCGCGAGCGCGAGCTGATCGAGACGCGGCCCGCACCCCGCGATCTGCGCAGCACCGAGGTCGTGCTCACCGACGTCGGGCGCACGGCGTTGCGGGAGGCCGGGCCCGGCCACATCGACTTCGTGCGCCGCGCGTTCCTCGACGCGCTCGACCCGGAGCGGATGGCGGCGATGCGCGAGTCGCTCGACGCCGTCTACGACCGGCTGATCGAGCACGGCACTCTGCCGCGGCCTGCGGACCACCCGTAG